One window of the Rosa rugosa chromosome 3, drRosRugo1.1, whole genome shotgun sequence genome contains the following:
- the LOC133740655 gene encoding laccase-11-like, with protein sequence MAKTNNFCFCSLLPFLCFVGFLFIPAKAAVKSYQFDIQVKNVSRLCHSKPIVTVNGLFPGPTIYAREGDTVLVNVTNHAQYNMSIHWHGLKQYRNGWADGPAYITQCPIKTGNSYTYNMTVTGQRGTLWWHAHIFWLRATVYGAIVIMPKQGTPFPFPQPYREANIVLGEWWNNDVEDVVKQGNRLGLPPNMSDAHTINGKPGPLFPCSEKHTFAMEVEQGKTYLLRIINAALNDELFFAIAGHILTVVEVDAVYTKPFTSQAILIAPGQTTNVLVQANNVPSRYYMAARPFMDAPLSIDNKTATAILQYKGIPNSVLPVLSQLPALNDTAFVLSYNAKLRSLNTAKYPANVPLKVDRQLFYTIGLGINQCTTCLNGTQLTASLNNITFVMPQIGLLQAHYFNTKGVFTTDFPDRPPTAFNYTGAPLTANLGTKLGTRLSKIAFNSTVELVLQDTNLLTVESHPFHLHGYNFFIVGTGVGNFDPKKDPAKFNLVDPLERNTVGVPTGGWAAIRFRADNPGVWFMHCHLELHTSWGLKTAFVVENGKGSDQSVLPPPADLPPC encoded by the exons ATGGCAAAAACCAACAACTTCTGCTTCTGTTCTTTACTTCCCTTCTTATGTTTTGTTGGGTTCCTCTTCATTCCAGCCAAAGCTGCTGTGAAGTCATACCAATTTGAC ATTCAAGTGAAGAATGTGAGCAGGTTGTGCCATTCTAAGCCAATTGTTACAGTAAATGGGTTGTTCCCTGGACCTACAATTTATGCTAGAGAAGGAGATACAGTTCTAGTTAATGTCACCAATCATGCCCAGTATAACATGTCAATTCATTG GCATGGACTAAAGCAATACAGGAATGGGTGGGCAGATGGACCTGCTTATATCACACAATGTCCAATCAAGACAGGAAACAGTTACACCTACAATATGACAGTCACAGGGCAAAGAGGAACTCTATGGTGGCATGCTCACATCTTTTGGCTACGAGCCACTGTATACGGAGCTATTGTCATCATGCCCAAACAAGGCACTCCATTTCCTTTTCCTCAGCCTTACAGAGAAGCTAATATTGTCTTAG GAGAATGGTGGAATAATGATGTTGAAGACGTTGTGAAACAAGGGAACAGACTGGGATTGCCTCCGAATATGTCAGATGCACATACCATTAATGGGAAGCCAGGGCCGCTCTTCCCATGTTCTGAAAAAC ATACCTTTGCAATGGAGGTTGAACAAGGAAAGACTTACCTACTACGGATCATCAATGCTGCACTCAATGACGAGCTATTCTTTGCAATCGCTGGCCATATCTTGACAGTGGTAGAAGTTGATGCAGTCTATACCAAACCATTTACATCTCAGGCAATACTAATTGCACCAGGCCAGACCACAAATGTTCTTGTTCAGGCAAATAATGTCCCTAGCAGATACTACATGGCTGCAAGGCCATTCATGGATGCACCTCTTTCCATAGACAATAAGACCGCCACTGCAATCCTTCAATATAAAGGCATCCCCAATTCTGTTCTGCCAGTTCTTTCCCAACTTCCAGCACTCAATGACACAGCTTTTGTGCTGAGCTACAATGCAAAGCTGAGAAGCCTAAACACAGCAAAGTACCCAGCAAATGTACCTCTTAAAGTCGATAGACAGCTTTTTTACACAATTGGTTTAGGAATCAACCAATGCACAACTTGCCTGAATGGAACACAGCTCACTGCTTCTTTAAACAACATCACTTTCGTGATGCCCCAAATCGGGCTGCTTCAAGCTCATTACTTCAACACCAAGGGGGTATTTACCACAGACTTCCCTGACCGTCCTCCAACAGCTTTCAATTATACTGGTGCACCACTCACTGCCAACCTTGGGACTAAACTAGGCACCCGACTAAGCAAGATCGCATTTAACTCAACCGTAGAGTTGGTTCTACAAGATACCAATCTTCTGACTGTGGAATCCCATCCATTCCACCTTCATGGTTACAATTTTTTCATTGTTGGGACTGGAGTTGGGAACTTCGACCCCAAGAAGGACCCGGCTAAGTTTAACTTGGTGGATCCTCTTGAAAGAAACACAGTTGGAGTTCCCACCGGTGGTTGGGCTGCCATAAGATTCAGGGCTGACAATCCAG GTGTGTGGTTCATGCACTGTCACTTGGAGCTGCATACCAGCTGGGGTTTGAAGACTGCATTTGTGGTAGAAAATGGGAAAGGTTCAGATCAATCTGTCTTGCCTCCACCTGCAGACCTTCCACCTTGTTAG